Proteins encoded by one window of Amaranthus tricolor cultivar Red isolate AtriRed21 chromosome 4, ASM2621246v1, whole genome shotgun sequence:
- the LOC130810359 gene encoding carbamoyl-phosphate synthase large chain, chloroplastic, protein MGYSIHQFSDKLISTSLSKPRNPYFAKSSSSRITRFHSKIKSFPSFSSKNLNINSSGNKLWRLKTWASSIRCENGAKQKTNVQKTGKRTDLKKILILGAGPIVIGQACEFDYSGTQACKALKEEGYEVVLVNSNPATIMTDPELADRTYITPLEHDLVVQILEKEKPDALLPTMGGQTALNLAVALAESGALSKYGVELIGAKLDAIKKAEDRELFRDAMKNIGVKTPPSGIGTTIDECLEIASEIGEFPLIIRPAFTLGGTGGGIAYNKEEFETICKSGLAASLTNQVLVEKSLLGWKEYELEVMRDLADNVVIICSIENIDAMGVHTGDSITVAPAQTLTDKEYQRLRDYSIAIIREIGVECGGSNVQFAVNPNDGEVMVIEMNPRVSRSSALASKATGFPIAKIAAKLSVGYSLDQIPNDITRKTPASFEPSIDYVVTKIPRFAFEKFPGSQPVLTTQMKSVGEAMALGRTFQESFQKAVRSLELGYSGWGCANVKELDWDWEQLKYNLRVPNPDRIHAIYAVMKKGMTIDEIHELSFVDKWFLTQLRQLVDFEQFLLTHKLSDLLKDDFYELKKRGFSDKQIAFATKSTDKGVRCARLSLGVAPVYKRVDTCAAEFEANTPYMYSSYDFECESSPTQKKKVLILGGGPNRIGQGIEFDYCCCHTSFALQKAGYETIMMNSNPETVSTDYDTSDRLYFEPLTVEDVINVIDLERPDGIIVQFGGQTPLKLALPIQQYLEENKLMSASGAGPVRIWGTSPDSIDAAEDRKRFNAILDELKIEQPKGGIARSEADALKIAGEIGYPVVVRPSYVLGGRAMEIVYNDEKLVTYLENAVKVDPELPVLIDKYLIDAIEIDVDCLADSYGNVVIGGIMEHIEQAGVHSGDSACFLPTKTISSSSLETIRSWTMKLAKRLNVCGLMNCQYAITSSGDVFLLEANPRASRTVPFVSKAIGHPLAKYACLVMSGKSLSDLNFTKEVIPKHVSVKEAVLPFEKFSGCDVLLGPEMRSTGEVMGIAFDYSLSFALAQIAAGQKLPFSGNVFLSLNDLTKSHLLPIARAFLDIGFHIVSTSGTARILELEGIPVERVLKMHEGRPHAGDMVANGEINLMVITSSGDDLDQIDGRALRRMALAYKVPIITTVAGALVTAEAIKTLKSSPVQMYALQDFFQDKVASDKSKSLQSVS, encoded by the exons ATGGGTTATAGTATTCATCAATTTTCTGACAAATTGATATCAACATCACTTTCTAAACCCAGAAATCCGTACTTCGCCAAATCTTCATCTTCCCGAATCACCCGTTTTCATTCAAAGATCAAATCTTTTCCATCGTTTTCAtctaaaaatttgaatattaatTCTTCAGGCAATAAGTTATGGAGATTGAAGACATGGGCATCTTCAATTAGGTGCGAGaatggtgcaaaacaaaaaaccaATGTGCAAAAAACTGGTAAAAGAACTGACTTGAAGAAGATTTTGATATTGGGTGCAGGACCAATTGTGATTGGACAAGCTTGTGAATTTGATTATTCAGGAACACAAGCTTGTAAAGCTTTGAAAGAAGAAGGGTATGAAGTTGTTCTGGTAAATTCTAACCCTGCAACTATTATGACTGATCCAGAATTGGCTGATAGAACATATATAACTCCATTAGAACATGATTTAGTTGTACAAATATTGGAAAAGGAAAAACCTGATGCTTTACTTCCTACAATGGGGGGTCAAACTGCTTTAAATTTAGCTGTTGCATTAGCTGAAAGTGGAGCATTAAGTAAGTATGGGGTAGAGTTAATTGGGGCTAAATTAGATGCTATTAAAAAAGCTGAAGATAGGGAGTTATTTAGGGACGCAATGAAAAATATTGGTGTAAAAACACCACCTTCGGGTATTGGAACAACTATTGATGAGTGTCTTGAGATTGCTAGTGAAATTGGGGAGTTTCCATTGATTATTAGACCTGCCTTTACATTGGGAGGAACAGGGGGCGGTATCGCCTATAATAAGGAGGAGTTTGAGACTATTTGTAAGTCAGGTTTGGCTGCTAGCTTAACCAATCAAGTTTTGGTTGAGAAATCTTTGTTGGGTTGGAAAGAGTATGAACTTGAGGTTATGAGGGATTTAGCTGATAATGTGGTTATCATATGTTCTATTGAGAATATTGATGCCATGGGAGTTCATACTGGGGATTCCATTACAGTGGCTCCTGCTCAGACCTTGACTGATAAAGAATATCAGCGTTTGAGGGATTACTCTATTGCTATTATTAGGGAAATTGGAGTTGAATGTGGGGGTTCTAATGTTCAGTTTGCTGTTAATCCAAATGATGGGGAAGTTATGGTTATTGAGATGAATCCTAGGGTGTCACGATCGTCTGCACTCGCTTCGAAAGCTACTGGTTTTCCTATTGCTAAAATTGCTGCCAAGTTGTCTGTTGGTTATTCTTTGGATCAGATTCCAAATGACATTACTAGGAAGACTCCTGCTAGCTTTGAGCCTTCTATTGATTATGTGGTTACAAAG ATTCCTCGATTTGCATTTGAGAAATTCCCTGGTTCCCAGCCAGTACTAACAACTCAGATGAAGTCTGTTGGTGAAGCCATGGCTTTAGGTCGTACATTTCAGGAGTCTTTTCAAAAGGCAGTCAGATCTCTCGAACTTGGCTACTCCGGTTGGGGTTGTGCCAATGTAAAGGAATTGGATTGGGACTGGGAACAGCTCAAGTACAACCTCCGTGTTCCTAACCCTGATCGAATTCATGCTATCTATGCTGTGATGAAGAAAGGCATGACAATTGATGAAATTCATGAGTTGAGTTTTGTGGATAAATGGTTTCTTACACAGCTCAGACAGCTAGTTGATTTCGAGCAATTCCTTTTAACTCATAAACTCTCTGATCTCTTGAAGGATGATTTCTACGAACTAAAAAAAAGAGGTTTCAGTGACAAGCAGATAGCTTTTGCTACTAAATCAACGGACAAAGGTGTTCGTTGTGCAAGGCTATCTCTTGGGGTTGCCCCAGTTTATAAGCGTGTCGATACATGTGCTGCAGAATTTGAAGCTAATACTCCTTACATGTATTCATCTTATGATTTTGAGTGCGAATCGTCTCCCACACAGAAGAAAAAGGTTTTGATCCTTGGTGGTGGACCAAACCGTATTGGTCAAGGGATTGAGTTTGACTACTGCTGTTGCCATACTTCATTTGCCCTTCAG AAAGCTGGGTATGAGACCATCATGATGAATTCAAACCCCGAAACAGTGTCCACAGATTATGACACAAGTGATCGGCTTTATTTTGAACCTCTTACAGTTGAAGATGTTATTAACGTCATTGATCTTGAACGACCTGATGGTATCATTGTGCAGTTTGGTGGTCAAACCCCTTTGAAGCTTGCACTGCCTATTCAACAGTATTTGGAAGAGAACAAGCTTATGAGTGCCAGTGGGGCAGGGCCAGTTCGTATATGGGGAACATCTCCCGATTCCATTGATGCAGCCGAGGATAGGAAAAGGTTCAACGCTATTTTAGATGAGCTGAAGATTGAACAACCTAAGGGAGGCATTGCTAGGAGTGAAGCTGATGCTCTTAAAATTGCCGGGGAGATTGGTTACCCTGTTGTTGTGAGACCTTCCTATGTGCTTGGTGGTAGGGCAATGGAAATCGTATATAATGACGAAAAACTGGTGACTTATCTTGAGAATGCTGTTAAGGTGGATCCTGAGTTGCCTGTTTTGATCGACAAATATCTCATTGATGCCATTGAAATTGATGTTGATTGTTTGGCTgattcatatggcaatgtggtCATTGGTGGGATAATGGAGCACATCGAGCAAGCTGGGGTCCATTCTGGTGATTCAGCTTGTTTTCTTCCCACCAAAACCATTTCATCTTCGAGCCTAGAGACCATTAGATCATGGACCATGAAATTGGCGAAACGGCTGAACGTTTGTGGACTCATGAATTGTCAATATGCCATCACATCATCAGGGGATGTTTTCTTGCTTGAGGCTAATCCTCGTGCATCACGCACAGTTCCGTTTGTATCCAAGGCAATTGGCCATCCATTAGCTAAATATGCTTGTTTGGTCATGTCCGGAAAATCTCTTAGTGATTTGAATTTCACTAAGGAGGTTATCCCGAAGCATGTATCAGTTAAAGAAGCAGTCCTCCCATTTGAGAAGTTTTCAGGCTGTGATGTATTGTTAGGCCCTGAGATGCGCAGTACTGGTGAAGTTATGGGTATTGCCTTCGACTACTCACTCTCGTTTGCTCTTGCCCAAATTGCTGCTGGGCAGAAGTTGCCGTTCTCCGGGAATGTGTTCTTGAGTTTGAACGATTTAACAAAAAGTCATCTTCTACCTATCGCCCGTGCCTTCCTTGACATCGGGTTCCACATCGTCTCTACCTCTGGAACAGCCCGTATTCTTGAACTAGAAGGCATTCCTGTCGAACGGGTGTTGAAGATGCATGAAGGGAGACCCCATGCAGGGGATATGGTTGCAAATGGGGAGATCAACTTGATGGTGATTACAAGCTCTGGTGACGATCTCGATCAAATTGACGGACGAGCTCTGAGGAGGATGGCTTTAGCATACAAAGTGCCAATAATAACGACTGTTGCCGGTGCTCTAGTGACAGCTGAGGCAATCAAGACTTTGAAGTCTAGTCCAGTGCAAATGTATGCACTTCAGGACTTTTTCCAAGACAAGGTTGCAAGTGACAAATCTAAGAGTCTGCAATCTGTGTCTTGA
- the LOC130811155 gene encoding zinc finger CCCH domain-containing protein 48-like gives MPQIVPRVSKMQSGRSLSWGRQSANVPICKFWLAGDCRRNPCRFAHPKIAAPVTSALRSSQMRFKQSHIRQSQMKVNMKEVKNKAIDNCAKSRAIRLNRYVLKRSDTLQRQLKADIKVEHEDGIELKRKKKEPSENKIKENENGNELKRMRKVPSENKVEECVPVEKRNNVSSSDVCNLVSENIQMSKGIKVCEQWVKKSCDFGEQQFLHSWSYGDGFSMLAQLEGHSEAVTGITLPSGSDKLFSGSKDGTVRVWNCHSGECIAVANMGAPVECLISEGSWVFMGLTNAVKVLNIETNAEFILSAPGGQVYTMAVANGLLLVGVHDGSILACKFNHETSSFDVVATLKGHTGAVTSLIGGVKFKNMLCSGSADKTIRVWDLDTMQCTHLLDKHSEVVMSLRFWEEYLFSGSLDKTLKIWASTEAGVVDVTYERNEEHGNLSMCVMHDSTNKPMLLSSCDDNTV, from the exons ATGCCGCAAATTGTCCCACGAGTATCAAAAATGCAGAGTGGAAGATCGTTGAGTTGGGGCCGTCAATCCGCCAATGTTCCTATATGTAAATTTTGGTTGGCCGGAGATTGTAGAAGAAATCCATGTCGTTTTGCACACCCAAAAATTGCTGCACCTGTTACTTCTGCTTTGCGCTCGAGTCAGATGAGATTTAAACAATCCCATATTCGTCAAAGTCAAATGAAAGTAAATATGAAAGAAGTCAAAAATAAAGCAATTGATAATTGTGCTAAGAGCCGTGCTATCCGGTTGAATCGATATGTTTTAAAAAGGTCTGACACCCTGCAAAGGCAGTTGAAAGCTGATATTAAAGTAGAACATGAGGATGGCATTGAGCtcaaaagaaagaagaaagagcCTTCTGAAAATaagattaaagaaaatgaaaatggcAATGAGCTCAAAAGAATGCGAAAAGTGCCTTCTGAAAATAAAGTTGAAGAATGTGTTCCTGTGGAGAAAAGGAACAATGTTAGTTCTAGTGATGTTTGTAATCTAGTGAGTGAAAATATACAAATGTCCAAGGGTATTAAAGTTTGTGAGCAATGGGTAAAAAAGAGTTGTGATTTTGGTGAACAGCAATTCCTACATTCTTGGAGTTATGGCGATGGATTTTCCATGCTTGCTCAACTTGAGGGCCACTCAGAG GCTGTTACTGGAATTACTTTGCCATCAGGCTCTGATAAGCTTTTCAGTGGTAGTAAAGATGGGACTGTTAGGGTTTGGAACTGCCATTCCGGCGAG TGCATTGCTGTAGCAAATATGGGTGCTCCTGTTGAATGTCTTATAAGTGAAGGATCATGGGTGTTTATGGGATTAACTAATGCTGTTAAG GTACTAAACATTGAGACAAATGCGGAATTCATCCTTAGTGCACCAGGTGGACAAGTGTATACCATGGCTGTTGCTAATGGATTGCTGCTCGTTGGAGTTCAT GATGGTTCAATACTAGCCTGCAAATTCAATCATGAAACTAGCTCGTTTGATGTTGTGGCAACACTGAAGGGTCATACCGGTGCCGTGACTTCGTTGATTGGTGgggttaaatttaaaaatatgctTTGTTCTGGTTCAGCGGATAAAACAATAAGGGTGTGGGACTTGGACACTATGCAATGTACCCACTTACTTGACAAGCATTCTGAGGTTGTGATGTCTTTGCGTTTTTGGGAAGAATATTTGTTTTCCGGCTCTTTGGACAAGACATTAAAG ATTTGGGCTTCCACTGAAGCAGGTGTAGTGGACGTAACTTATGAACGCAATGAGGAGCAT GGTAATCTCTCCATGTGTGTTATGCATGACTCAACAAATAAACCAATGCTACTATCCTCATGCGACGACAACACTGTTTGA